Below is a genomic region from Silurus meridionalis isolate SWU-2019-XX chromosome 1, ASM1480568v1, whole genome shotgun sequence.
tagaaatattgctaaaattagaaatatgatgtcgttacaggatgcagaaaaactagtagatgcttttgtaacatctagattagactactgtaacactttactgtctgggtgttggagtaagtgcagaaataagcttcagttagttcagaatgcagcagtaagagtcctcactagatctagaacatatgatcacatcagccctgttttaatcatctacactgctcccaattacatctcacactgattataaaatactactactgacgtataaagcacttaacgctctcacgctgcagtatctgtaataaatggacattcggtggaacccagatgaggatgaggttccctcttgagtctggttcctctcaaggtttcttccttctgcatctcagggagtttttccttcaccacagtctccaccgacttgttcatcagggacaaacttacacttataaagatcTTCATTTTATcttcacattatctgtgtgacgctgctctgagacaatgttcattattaaaagctcaaaacaaataaacaatttaatttaaattgaaCTATTAATTAAGCTCCACCCAGCTTTCAGGGCCACTCATGGGCAGCTCCGCCCACCAGTCAGGGCCGCCTTAAAACACTGctgcacttcctgtttgtgtttattaccTATAGCAAGAGCCAGCTGGTCTGCAACAGAAGAACTCTCAGgcacagtgagattacacacatcTTCAGCAGACATCATgctctgtaaacacacacacacacacacacacacacacacacacacacaggatttatAAGCTGTTTTAATGAGTACACATGGAGAAGGATGTGGTTCACGTGAGTACCTTCATATATCCACTCATAGTTTTGCTCTGATGATGCTCCAGTGTAGCGAAAGCCACGTCCTGTACCAGCTGCTGAAATGTTTCGTTCCTCGCCACAAAGTCAGTCTCACAGTTCacctaatcacacacacacacacacacacagttcagtaCAGGACACTAAACAGAGTGTATATGTGGATTGTGTTAATAATCAGTCTGAGAGCGTAATCATTTCTCCTGTACTCATCATCTACAAATGTTTTTAAGCATGTGCTCTTACTATAAACCATATCAGGAAGATTGACTTTATATTAACATGTAGTTCAtatcacacacccacacccacaccacacccccacccccacacccACACAATCTGTTAAATAGGGATAATTATCACCAGCTGATTACTCTGActatttgaatgtgtgtgtgtgtgtatgtgagaaagagagagagataatctTCACCTCCACCATAACTGCAATTTTCTCCTTCTTCAGCAGAGCGATTAAACCCTCAGAGGTTCTCCGGTTCTCCAGTTTACTCGCTTTACTCCAGCCTTCCTTCTGAGCCTGATCATGGAGCCAGTGTTctgcctgaacacacacacacacacacacacacacacacacacacacacacacacaccttgtaaAAGCAGACTTACCAGAGGTTAAAAATTCCACTTCAGAGATCAGTGTTTGTTACAcacaacatttattcacaattatttccactatttagaaaataaatacgtaatttccggactattaagcgcacccatatataagccccacccactgaattttacaaatattttgaacataaataatgtctacactgaaactaatgaactttacacaggctttaatgaaagacagtgtctgttacatggtgtaacgggtgaaatatgttgcgcttcctttaagagcagagcggcattttgggaataacctgctgctgcattttCCCGcttttactgcatgtgtgcaagaccgaggaatatgtccttagaaatgagcatcagaaaataataagtttctttgactaacccgtaacgctgttgataagaaaaataaaaaagcaggagttttggaaagctgtctgtgtttatatgatttctgttgtaactggagttagtgagctctcccttcacccagactcaacacgttacaacggcttgtatctaaacagtagccgaccaagaaagtcattgttcactgtcttcctcttacaactatttctctcaggagtttatcttttggcatcatcttGCATTTAAaagaagttttttctcccgatgccgtgcagctcagaacacaggtgaggtgcgttttttcgtttccgttcggaaatttaatcgGTCTAATGttctggggttcagttttttggcttgaagtttgtgaaaccgggaaaaacccaggaaaaatctataaataagccgcttcgttgtttaagccgcggagttcaaaacgtgggaaaaaagtagcggcttatagtctgaaaaatacggtaataacTTATGAACTCAGTGAAAAGCCTGTGTGCCTCCACAGATACACTAAACCTCTACACCTCCCGTAGCTTCCTAAAGAGACAGAACTATTAACCCATGAGAGAGCAGCTAATATTCCAGCCCGACTTCTTATTACCCAAAAATACCATCAAGTACAAACACTCCAACCCAAACCACCACAGTGTCCAGCCTGGCTCACACATACCTCACCATCCTGGAGCTCTATCCTTTTAAACATtctcattaaacacacacacacacgcacacacacgcgcgcgcgcacacacacacacacacacacacgcacctgtGTGATGTCATTGCTGAACTTCTCCAGAGCTTTCTTACAGTTGATGAAGGTGTACCCTGTGTTCTTGCGCAGTTTCAGCAGCAGAGCTTTATCAGCGGAGAACATGGAGCGCCCAGTGtgtacacactccacacacaccacacaccctgctgacctcacctgaacacacacacaatcagttcTGAGAGATGATCATGTAACCTTCACTGAACTCACATTCTACAGCACTGAGACCACCAGGGGCttatttttatgtctttatCAAATCTTTCTGATCAATAATTAAACCTTATTTATTACatcaaatgtaattaatataacatagaggtataaatgtgtgtaataaattacacacacacacacacgagtacaGTGTGAGGGTTATACAGTACACCAGTGGAGTGTACATTAGatgcaaggtgtgtgtgtgtgtgtgtgtgtgtgtgtgtgtgtgtgtgtgtgtgtgtgtgtgctgtagtaGGTGAGGATCAGATCACTGAGACTCCTACCTTAGAGATGTGAGATCTGAGAGAGGAGAAAACTCTGGAGGCCGCCATGTTGACGGGAAAGACACTGCAGCACGCGCACTACGGCAAGCAGGAAGGACACGACACTTTTACctccgcgtgtgtgtgtgtgtgtgtgtgtgtgtgtgtgtgtgtgtgtgtgtgtgtgtaagagagagtcaCACTGCCACCTGGCGGTCGGGAGAAAGATTCCGTCCTGTTCTAAAGGTTACTGTATTGTATTGGTATGTAATGGGCACGTGCATCACTGCAGCAGGAACACATCAGGAACAAACCAGAACAATAACACTGACAGCAACATGCAGGTGTACGATAAAACCCCACACAACGCTGAGAAGAAACATCACAATACATACAATTTAGTAGAATAACTTCATCAtcttcctcacctccatcaccctcCTCCCCTTCATCATctttctcacctccatcaccctcctccccttcatcatcttccttccttccacctCCATCACCCTCCTCCCCTTCATCATCtacctcaccttcatcatcttcctcacctccatcaccctcctcccttcatcatcttcctcacctccatcaccctcctcccttcatcatcttcctcacctccatcacctcctcCCTTCATCATCtacctcaccttcatcatcttcctcacctccatcacctcctcccttcatcatcttccttccttccacctCCATCACCCGCCTCCCTTCATCATCtacctcaccttcatcatcttcctcacctccatcaccctcctcccttcatcatcttcctcacctccatcaccctcctcccttcatcatcttcctcacctccatcaccctcctccccttcatcatcttcctcacctccatcaccctcctccccttcatcttcctcacctccatcaccctcctccccttcatcatcttccttccttccacctccatcaccctcctccccttcatcatcttcctcacctccatcaccctcctccccttcatcatcttccttccttccatctcCTTCACCCTTCTCCTCTTCCTTAC
It encodes:
- the tsfm gene encoding elongation factor Ts, mitochondrial, translating into MAASRVFSSLRSHISKVRSAGCVVCVECVHTGRSMFSADKALLLKLRKNTGYTFINCKKALEKFSNDITQAEHWLHDQAQKEGWSKASKLENRRTSEGLIALLKKEKIAVMVEVNCETDFVARNETFQQLVQDVAFATLEHHQSKTMSGYMKSMMSAEDVCNLTVPESSSVADQLALAIGRLGENISVRRAVSVGVPAEWHVGSYVHGPVSGRSRVPMGRYGALVVFQGGPEGQEEVLGKKLGQHIVGEAPLSLGHIGDVSCGESETRLLPQSFLLDPQYTVEQFLALQNAQVLDFIRFKCGEETQEQHAALAS